The following are from one region of the Stanieria sp. NIES-3757 genome:
- a CDS encoding transaldolase — protein MTKNALVEIDNYGQSIWMDYLNRIAIASGELEQMIVNYRLRGITSNPSIFEQAIVGNQVYDADIEAGIKAGKSVKDIYESLIFEDIRNACDLLRPIYEESGGQNGYVSIEVSPHLARDTAGTIEEALQFYHAIARENVMIKIPGTPEGFPAVERIIGQGINVNITLLFSVQSYEDAAWAYIRGLEERVAKHQPIDKLASVASFFLSRIDSKIDNLIDERLKNIGTEDLSEAARLEQIKGKVAIANAKIAYQKFKEIISSDCWQALQQKGANVQRLLWASTSTKNPHYSDVMYVEQLIAPNTVNTMPLATIEACADHCHPVPNQIETNLEEAYHLIESLKDPDLNIDLDHVMSELLEEGIDKFVQPYDSVLESLEEKVKQLSPV, from the coding sequence ATGACTAAAAATGCACTTGTCGAAATAGATAACTATGGACAAAGTATTTGGATGGACTATCTCAATCGTATTGCGATCGCGTCTGGCGAACTAGAACAGATGATCGTTAATTATCGATTGCGGGGTATTACTTCCAATCCTTCTATTTTTGAACAAGCAATTGTTGGTAATCAGGTTTATGATGCGGATATCGAAGCAGGGATTAAAGCAGGTAAATCTGTCAAAGATATTTATGAATCACTGATTTTTGAAGATATTCGTAATGCTTGCGATCTTTTGCGTCCTATTTACGAAGAATCTGGGGGACAAAATGGCTATGTTAGTATTGAAGTCTCGCCTCACTTAGCACGAGATACCGCAGGTACGATTGAAGAGGCATTGCAATTTTATCACGCGATCGCTCGTGAGAACGTAATGATCAAAATTCCTGGAACTCCTGAAGGTTTTCCTGCCGTAGAACGAATTATCGGTCAAGGAATTAATGTTAATATTACGTTGCTGTTTTCTGTGCAAAGCTATGAAGATGCAGCCTGGGCTTACATTCGTGGGTTAGAAGAGCGAGTAGCCAAACATCAACCGATTGATAAACTTGCTTCGGTAGCTAGTTTTTTCCTCAGTCGAATTGACAGTAAAATTGACAATCTAATTGATGAAAGACTGAAAAACATTGGTACTGAAGATTTAAGTGAAGCAGCCCGTTTGGAGCAAATTAAAGGGAAAGTAGCGATCGCAAATGCTAAAATTGCCTATCAAAAATTTAAGGAAATTATCAGTAGCGATTGTTGGCAAGCTTTGCAACAAAAAGGAGCAAATGTACAGCGACTTTTATGGGCAAGCACTAGCACCAAAAATCCTCATTACAGTGATGTCATGTATGTCGAGCAGTTAATTGCTCCCAATACAGTCAATACTATGCCCCTCGCTACGATTGAAGCTTGTGCAGATCATTGTCATCCTGTTCCTAATCAAATTGAAACCAATCTTGAAGAAGCTTATCACTTGATCGAAAGTCTTAAAGACCCCGATCTTAACATTGACTTAGATCACGTAATGAGTGAACTCCTTGAAGAAGGAATTGATAAATTTGTTCAGCCTTACGATTCTGTACTGGAATCTTTAGAAGAGAAAGTCAAACAACTATCTCCAGTTTAG
- a CDS encoding cation diffusion facilitator family transporter, with protein sequence MAHSHHHHSHEHQVTNFNRAFALATSLNIGFVVVEALFGFFTSSLALLADAGHNLSDVLGLLLAWGASWLAQRPPSKRYTYGLRRSSILAALINSVVLLVAMGGITWEAIHRLTNPTPISGTTIIGVALIGVAINTATALLFISGREQDLNIKGAFLHMAADALVSVGVVLAGIAILTTGWLWFDPAISLIIVIVVVVGTWQLLKDALNLSLDAVPNHIEPAAVKTFLTQLPGVAQVHDLHIWAMSTTETALTVHLVMPEGHPGEMFAPCSRDRFLAYVCQELHDHFGIEHSTIQIEIKDSEGCCIYEPEHKV encoded by the coding sequence ATGGCTCATTCCCACCACCATCATTCACACGAACACCAGGTTACTAATTTCAATCGCGCTTTCGCGCTCGCTACAAGTTTAAATATTGGTTTTGTAGTAGTAGAAGCTTTATTTGGTTTTTTTACAAGTTCTTTGGCATTATTGGCTGATGCAGGACACAATCTTAGTGATGTGCTTGGACTTTTACTCGCTTGGGGAGCGAGTTGGTTGGCGCAACGCCCTCCTAGTAAACGTTATACCTATGGATTAAGACGTTCCTCAATTCTTGCTGCTTTAATTAACTCGGTTGTTTTGTTGGTAGCGATGGGTGGTATTACTTGGGAAGCTATTCACAGATTGACTAATCCTACCCCTATTTCTGGAACTACAATCATTGGAGTTGCCCTCATTGGAGTAGCCATCAATACAGCTACGGCACTACTATTTATTTCGGGTAGAGAACAAGATTTAAATATTAAGGGCGCATTTTTACACATGGCAGCAGACGCACTTGTTTCTGTAGGTGTTGTCTTAGCAGGGATTGCCATTTTAACTACTGGTTGGCTGTGGTTCGATCCTGCCATCAGTTTAATTATTGTCATTGTTGTAGTGGTGGGAACTTGGCAGCTACTCAAAGATGCTCTCAATTTGTCTTTAGATGCAGTCCCTAATCATATCGAACCTGCTGCCGTCAAAACTTTTTTAACTCAACTTCCTGGAGTTGCCCAAGTTCACGACTTGCATATTTGGGCAATGAGTACCACTGAAACTGCCTTAACTGTCCATTTAGTGATGCCTGAAGGACATCCAGGCGAGATGTTCGCTCCTTGCAGTCGTGATCGCTTTTTAGCCTATGTTTGTCAAGAACTTCACGATCATTTTGGCATCGAACACAGCACTATTCAGATCGAAATTAAAGATTCGGAAGGTTGTTGTATTTATGAACCCGAACACAAAGTTTAA
- a CDS encoding peptidase S1 and S6, chymotrypsin/Hap, whose product MITSFLGGLLSFFHSQSIPKVEHRPNHTDNLQLQLISNRLFQEQSVEEIAKQVTVRILTDSGLGSGAIIARQGQTYTILTNHHVVTSSLNQAYTVLTDDGQRHQAQWLQSSQFGTLDVALLQFTSNNSYRVVKIGDSKQLSVGNLIYASGFPAWHFTREGNKITALEDTRHWGLRAFRFTKGRVGMLPEQALSGGYQIGYSNDVVEGMSGGPVFNEQAELIGINGMLKYPLQDTQAIVFVDGTAPSEQLFQQMETLSWAIPINEIHYQIETLNGESAVIENELLRE is encoded by the coding sequence ATGATCACTAGTTTTTTAGGAGGATTATTATCCTTTTTTCATTCACAATCGATCCCTAAAGTTGAGCATAGGCCTAATCATACTGACAATTTGCAACTCCAATTAATTAGCAACCGTCTCTTTCAAGAGCAGTCTGTAGAGGAGATTGCGAAACAAGTAACAGTCAGAATTCTCACAGATTCAGGTTTAGGTTCAGGTGCGATCATTGCTCGTCAGGGTCAGACTTATACTATACTGACTAATCATCATGTGGTGACAAGTAGTCTCAATCAAGCATATACCGTTTTAACTGATGATGGACAAAGACATCAAGCTCAATGGTTGCAATCTAGTCAGTTTGGTACTTTAGATGTAGCTTTGCTCCAATTTACTAGTAATAATTCTTATCGGGTTGTCAAAATAGGAGACTCAAAACAACTTTCCGTTGGCAATCTCATCTATGCTTCAGGATTTCCTGCTTGGCATTTTACTAGAGAGGGCAATAAAATAACCGCCCTGGAAGATACCCGTCATTGGGGATTAAGAGCTTTTCGTTTTACTAAAGGAAGAGTAGGGATGTTACCAGAGCAAGCATTATCTGGAGGATATCAAATCGGCTATAGCAATGATGTAGTTGAAGGCATGAGTGGTGGGCCAGTTTTTAATGAACAAGCTGAATTAATTGGAATTAATGGCATGTTGAAATATCCTCTGCAAGATACTCAGGCAATCGTTTTTGTTGATGGGACGGCTCCTTCAGAACAACTTTTTCAGCAGATGGAAACTTTAAGCTGGGCTATTCCTATCAATGAAATTCATTATCAAATTGAAACTTTGAACGGAGAAAGTGCAGTCATAGAAAATGAATTACTTCGAGAATAA
- a CDS encoding TPR domain protein: MSFASFNFPTKWLGSTLIVTLLAVSFPTIVTAKSKSEIAQTAKTLTVQINSNGNSPGGSGVIVARDGNTYTVITANHVVCDAIPRPGSVVCRQDIVYTVRTYTGQEYPLSLVEHFQQHPNDSDLAIVTFESSEEYPVAQLGNSEQAAIASDVYVAGFPAAFGKTGAQRDFTLTTGAVASLATNAINGYSLIYDARTKTGMSGGPVFNSEGQLLGIHGLGDTNIPQTGNLSDAQKSGFNAGIPINTFKQLCPKFEHCPTIQENEEKTRNSVEQPTTESTVTNLDNPQSARDYYKKGLSLQARGDYQQAIAQYTQALQLAPDRSTALSTFLNRGSAYLNLQNWQAAIDDYDQALKIDRNEATAYNERGEARQQLGDLEGAMSDYTQAINLDPNLSYAYNNRAFILNRQGDLARAKADLKKAAELLLAEGQRDQYQIVVNNIETVERNQRVQPETANSDPNLSLIQQWELNSVPCSDRAVSIFIDGKEYCTEPTDWLSLGKYKYIRNDDRLEPITKPPATSNSQTLAISPQFTFTSVWDYGNCLEDIIQLYLGVDQFKQRGRIGNCLADVFEIYQNQGLSQVQALELIRAADKYATSQLNPSLYPPQGQRRRINKMFGFTYQIDKTP; the protein is encoded by the coding sequence ATGAGTTTTGCGAGTTTTAATTTTCCCACTAAGTGGCTGGGAAGTACATTAATAGTCACTTTGTTAGCGGTTAGTTTCCCAACAATTGTAACCGCCAAAAGCAAAAGCGAGATTGCTCAAACGGCTAAAACTTTGACAGTACAAATTAATAGTAATGGCAATTCGCCAGGAGGTTCTGGAGTCATTGTTGCTAGAGATGGTAATACTTATACAGTAATCACTGCCAATCATGTAGTATGCGATGCGATTCCTCGACCAGGCTCTGTGGTTTGTCGTCAAGATATTGTTTATACTGTTCGTACTTACACTGGTCAAGAATATCCTTTAAGTTTAGTAGAACATTTCCAGCAACATCCCAACGATTCCGATCTAGCCATTGTCACCTTTGAAAGCTCTGAAGAATATCCAGTCGCCCAGTTAGGAAATTCTGAGCAAGCTGCGATCGCTTCAGATGTTTATGTGGCTGGTTTTCCAGCAGCTTTTGGTAAAACAGGAGCGCAACGAGACTTTACCTTGACTACAGGTGCAGTTGCTTCTCTTGCTACTAATGCGATTAACGGCTATAGTCTGATCTACGATGCCAGAACTAAAACAGGGATGAGTGGAGGTCCAGTTTTTAATTCTGAAGGTCAATTGCTTGGTATTCATGGCTTAGGAGATACTAATATTCCTCAAACAGGCAATTTATCAGATGCTCAAAAATCTGGTTTTAATGCTGGTATTCCCATTAATACTTTTAAGCAGTTGTGTCCCAAATTTGAACATTGCCCAACAATTCAAGAAAATGAAGAAAAAACACGAAATTCAGTAGAACAACCAACCACAGAATCAACGGTTACTAATCTAGATAACCCTCAATCAGCTAGAGATTACTACAAAAAAGGTCTTTCTCTACAAGCACGAGGCGATTATCAGCAAGCGATCGCTCAATATACTCAGGCACTGCAACTGGCTCCAGATCGAAGTACAGCCCTATCAACTTTTTTAAATCGAGGATCTGCCTATTTAAATCTTCAAAATTGGCAAGCAGCGATTGATGATTACGATCAAGCCTTAAAAATTGATCGCAATGAAGCGACAGCCTATAACGAAAGGGGTGAAGCTCGTCAGCAATTAGGAGATTTAGAGGGAGCGATGAGCGATTACACTCAAGCAATTAATCTTGACCCCAATTTATCTTATGCCTATAATAACCGAGCTTTTATCCTAAATCGTCAAGGAGATTTAGCAAGAGCTAAAGCAGATTTGAAAAAGGCTGCCGAGTTACTCTTGGCTGAGGGACAAAGGGATCAATATCAAATTGTGGTGAATAATATCGAAACAGTCGAACGTAATCAAAGAGTTCAGCCTGAGACAGCTAATTCTGATCCTAATTTGTCACTGATTCAACAGTGGGAATTGAACTCTGTACCTTGTAGCGATCGCGCAGTTTCTATTTTTATTGATGGCAAAGAATATTGTACCGAACCGACTGATTGGCTGAGTTTGGGTAAATATAAATATATTCGTAATGATGATAGATTAGAACCGATTACTAAACCACCAGCTACTTCTAATTCTCAAACTCTGGCAATTTCACCTCAATTTACTTTTACTAGCGTGTGGGACTATGGTAACTGTCTAGAAGATATTATTCAGCTTTATCTTGGGGTCGATCAATTCAAACAACGAGGAAGAATCGGCAATTGTTTGGCAGATGTGTTTGAAATCTACCAAAATCAGGGACTATCTCAAGTACAAGCTTTAGAGTTGATTCGTGCTGCTGACAAATATGCCACTTCTCAATTAAATCCTTCCCTTTATCCTCCTCAAGGACAACGAAGACGAATTAATAAAATGTTTGGTTTTACCTATCAAATCGATAAAACACCTTGA
- a CDS encoding serine/threonine protein kinase, translating into MQGKILASRYQIIRYIAKGGFGKTYLAKDIDLPNHNRCVVKQLYPQINDPNFLNVARRLFQKEGETLNKLNHPQIPRLVAYFEEEQQFYLVQEYIEGHTLSQELKSGSIWSENAVVELLKDCLNILHFIHSQGVIHRDVKPDNLIRRNSDRKLVLVDFGTVKEFVMTQSQLMAATIAVGTKGYMPTEQAIGKPRPSSDLYALGMIAIQALTKIHPLELSEDEYGELRWQPQARVSPRLGAIIAKMVRYHYGDRYRSAQEALNALNAYSATIVPSTGSVRATPTVRVNNSLLSQTVPTSEEPPTLINSNQSKSNLSSASNSSVIEQKLSLPTQTNNFYPSESLSTQDSLPPRNFEPNSSNHSSGQNLSKETSVGNPITGKTNTPKKSNRKSLIVLASAIALGSAAGGIYWLNQNNTQVERQNLNQQVQQLNTLIAQNQYTQCYQQVTTTDATQTISLPEPEKSQFQVQCGLGMAKQQAQSLNYGEALAIIAQLPQNTSFVGEIEQLTNQWSQQLFQEATAMYTTEGKLEEALELIKQIPENSSIKSQTQTESDRWKTESDTNKNLIANAQEALQQQNWQEAKQTATQVQTSTSSYWQEQAEAIISEAEKAIAVASPPVTPNPTIIPTTQEPKNTNPVEEKSPEATDSQPSETPNSVEEKSPEVTDFQPKSTYKPSENQTPNQHYGNMPVDDFDSSQPQPQPQPQPQQQPEDNSDWAL; encoded by the coding sequence ATGCAGGGTAAAATTCTAGCTTCGCGATATCAAATTATTCGATATATCGCCAAAGGTGGCTTTGGAAAGACTTATCTGGCGAAAGATATCGATCTCCCTAATCATAATCGCTGTGTAGTCAAACAACTTTATCCTCAAATTAACGATCCAAATTTTTTAAATGTTGCTAGACGCTTATTTCAAAAAGAAGGAGAAACCCTTAACAAGTTAAATCATCCTCAAATTCCTCGTCTGGTAGCCTATTTTGAAGAAGAGCAACAATTTTATTTAGTCCAAGAATATATTGAAGGTCATACTCTTAGTCAAGAATTAAAATCAGGTTCGATTTGGTCAGAAAATGCTGTAGTCGAACTACTAAAAGACTGTTTGAATATTCTTCATTTTATTCATAGCCAAGGCGTAATTCACCGCGATGTGAAACCTGATAATCTAATTCGTCGCAATAGCGATCGCAAATTGGTGTTAGTGGATTTTGGGACAGTTAAAGAATTTGTTATGACTCAATCGCAGCTTATGGCTGCCACTATAGCAGTAGGAACCAAAGGTTATATGCCAACCGAACAGGCAATTGGTAAACCTCGTCCTAGTAGCGATCTCTATGCTTTAGGAATGATTGCTATTCAAGCTTTGACAAAAATTCATCCTTTAGAACTTTCAGAAGACGAATACGGTGAGTTACGCTGGCAACCTCAAGCTCGAGTCAGTCCCCGACTAGGAGCAATTATCGCTAAAATGGTACGCTATCATTATGGCGATCGCTATCGTTCTGCTCAAGAAGCTTTAAATGCGCTCAACGCTTATTCTGCAACTATTGTTCCATCTACTGGATCAGTTAGAGCTACTCCAACAGTTAGAGTAAATAATTCTTTGTTGAGTCAGACTGTTCCTACTTCAGAAGAACCTCCCACTCTGATTAATTCTAATCAATCCAAATCTAATCTTAGTTCTGCATCTAACTCTTCTGTCATTGAGCAAAAATTATCTTTGCCAACGCAAACCAACAATTTTTATCCTTCTGAATCTTTATCTACTCAAGATTCTTTACCACCGAGGAATTTTGAGCCTAATTCCTCCAACCATTCTTCAGGACAAAATCTTTCCAAAGAAACATCTGTCGGCAATCCTATTACAGGTAAAACTAATACTCCTAAAAAATCCAACCGTAAAAGCTTAATCGTGTTGGCTAGTGCGATCGCTTTAGGTAGTGCTGCGGGAGGAATATATTGGTTAAATCAAAACAATACTCAAGTAGAACGACAAAATCTCAATCAACAGGTTCAACAACTTAATACTTTAATTGCTCAAAATCAATATACCCAATGTTATCAACAAGTTACCACAACCGATGCCACTCAAACCATTAGCTTACCAGAACCAGAAAAATCACAGTTCCAGGTTCAGTGTGGTTTAGGAATGGCAAAACAACAAGCACAATCTCTCAATTATGGAGAAGCTTTAGCTATTATTGCCCAATTACCTCAAAATACTTCTTTTGTTGGTGAAATTGAACAATTAACTAATCAATGGTCACAACAGCTTTTCCAAGAGGCTACAGCAATGTATACAACAGAAGGAAAACTGGAAGAAGCACTCGAATTAATTAAACAAATACCAGAAAATAGTTCGATTAAATCTCAAACTCAAACCGAAAGCGATCGCTGGAAAACCGAATCCGATACTAATAAAAATCTGATTGCTAACGCTCAGGAGGCACTCCAACAGCAAAACTGGCAAGAAGCCAAACAAACAGCAACTCAAGTTCAAACCTCTACTTCTAGCTATTGGCAAGAACAAGCTGAAGCAATTATTAGTGAAGCAGAAAAAGCGATCGCTGTGGCTTCCCCACCAGTGACTCCCAATCCTACTATAATTCCGACAACCCAAGAACCAAAAAATACCAATCCTGTGGAAGAAAAATCCCCAGAGGCTACTGATTCTCAGCCTTCAGAAACTCCTAATTCTGTGGAAGAAAAATCACCAGAAGTTACTGATTTTCAGCCAAAATCAACTTATAAGCCTTCGGAAAATCAAACACCTAACCAACATTATGGCAATATGCCCGTAGACGACTTTGACTCATCCCAACCGCAACCTCAACCCCAACCCCAACCTCAACAGCAACCTGAAGACAATTCTGATTGGGCTTTATAA
- a CDS encoding glutamine synthetase inactivating factor IF7, translated as MSIETKARALLNRHHQMIRNREQSMLLRTATEIGFDVDTTHYHSHIQGKTPAQFSQAYHRSRSTMS; from the coding sequence ATGTCTATTGAAACAAAAGCTCGCGCTCTTCTCAATCGTCATCATCAAATGATTCGTAACCGCGAACAATCAATGTTGCTAAGAACTGCAACAGAAATCGGTTTTGATGTTGATACAACTCACTACCATAGCCACATCCAAGGCAAAACTCCAGCCCAATTTAGCCAAGCTTATCACCGTAGTCGAAGCACAATGAGTTAG
- a CDS encoding pterin-4a-carbinolamine dehydratase yields MVKLKRQSQEIKSFQPKKEIVAPNNCGDSYQFPLKALSDQQLKVALKNLEGWQLQQGKLHRQFCFSSFEKALGFLSGLALSAKRIEHSLEESNLYNCVTVELITPELGGITYLDLQLAYKANELARLLNASVRSHYLDLLIF; encoded by the coding sequence ATGGTCAAGCTTAAAAGACAATCTCAAGAAATTAAATCTTTTCAACCAAAGAAAGAAATAGTTGCGCCAAACAATTGTGGTGATAGTTACCAGTTTCCTCTTAAAGCCTTATCAGATCAGCAATTAAAGGTAGCTTTAAAGAATTTAGAAGGATGGCAACTTCAACAAGGTAAACTACATCGTCAATTTTGTTTTAGTTCCTTTGAAAAAGCACTGGGCTTTCTGTCAGGACTAGCTTTAAGTGCGAAAAGGATAGAACATAGTTTGGAAGAATCTAATTTATACAATTGTGTCACTGTCGAGCTAATCACTCCTGAATTAGGTGGGATCACTTATTTAGATTTGCAATTAGCCTACAAGGCTAATGAACTAGCGCGTCTGCTTAATGCCTCAGTGCGATCGCATTATTTAGATTTATTGATATTTTAA